One window of Dehalobacterium formicoaceticum genomic DNA carries:
- a CDS encoding DNA-binding protein: MADLLPLKFRILHYASKSKSPFSVLNLMKDLKEEYGSDGQFNNKMLSNHLDSLRAVGMIETTKAEFDSAGELVIDYQITDYGKSRLKYLPASWQ; this comes from the coding sequence ATGGCAGACTTATTACCGTTGAAATTCCGCATTCTTCACTATGCATCAAAATCAAAGTCTCCCTTTTCGGTATTAAATCTGATGAAGGATTTAAAAGAAGAATACGGCTCTGATGGACAGTTTAATAATAAGATGCTTTCCAATCATTTAGATTCTTTGCGGGCCGTCGGTATGATTGAGACTACTAAAGCTGAGTTTGATTCCGCCGGTGAATTGGTCATCGATTATCAAATTACCGATTATGGAAAAAGCAGGCTCAAATATTTGCCGGCATCATGGCAATGA